ATAGGGCTTCTTCCGTTTTGAAGGCTGTTTGCCCTGAATTTTGGCCAGGGGCTTGTAGGGTCAAGGGGTATATCTAAATGTGGGCCTTTATTCTGTTGCGATAACCTATCAGGATAGGCCTGATAGGTTTCAAAAGGGCATGTAGCAAAAAAGTAGTAGAGTACTGCAAATATGATACCAAGATACAATATGTGGCGTTTTTTAAATGTGTATGATAGTTTCATGTTTTTCTCCTGATGTGGTTAGATTTATTGTAACGTGTGAGGTTTTCAAAAATCAACTCGATGGAAGCTTGTAATCTCAGCTGAATGAAGATGCACCGTATGAGCTGCATTTGCTTTTGAAAAATAACTAAATTACTATTTAGTTATTTTGTCAATAATTATTCATAATAATATTATTGATTTTTTGATGTGTTTTTCCGTATGTATACTCAATTGGTGTAGTACTATTTGAGTGTGTAATACCAATATGCAATAAATTGTATTACGATAAACGTTATAATGAGTTATAAATGTATATATTGATTTCTTTTTTACGCATGATACTAAAATAGGCCTACCCGTATTGCACTATGAGTTCAGTATAAAAATTTATATCTCAAAAAAGTAAAAACATGAACAAAAAGCGCGCACGTACCATAAGTGAAAAAGAATACCGTAAAGAGCAGCTAAAAAGGGCTGCATTACAGTTATTTGCTAAAAGAGGATTTAAAAGCACTACAGTGGGAATGATAACAAAAAAAGCACATTTAAGTCCGGCGTCATTTTATCTTTATTTTGTTAATAAAATTGCAATATACAGAGAGTTAAATAAAGATGGCATACACATTTTAGAAAAACTTATTCAGGAGGGACTCAAAAGTGCTGGTGGCTACTCTGTTGATAAACTTTACGCACTTGCAGAAGCCTATGTGACTTTTTTTAAGGAATACCAGGAATATTTTTATATAACCGAAATTTTGCATTTAGGCAATGCAGAGTTTTTTTATGATACCAGAATGGTAAAGGAGCTTGAAGACCATACGCTTAGATTACTCAAAGTAGTAGCAAATGTTATTGATGGAGGAATAAAGAAAGGTGAATTGCAACGCATAGATGCCATGAAAACAGCAGTAACGCTGTGGGGTATGA
The sequence above is drawn from the Spirochaetota bacterium genome and encodes:
- a CDS encoding TetR/AcrR family transcriptional regulator, which encodes MNKKRARTISEKEYRKEQLKRAALQLFAKRGFKSTTVGMITKKAHLSPASFYLYFVNKIAIYRELNKDGIHILEKLIQEGLKSAGGYSVDKLYALAEAYVTFFKEYQEYFYITEILHLGNAEFFYDTRMVKELEDHTLRLLKVVANVIDGGIKKGELQRIDAMKTAVTLWGMIDGVLILEVKKSTGFTGLSVDALITQMMDMIVQGIMKR